In the Apteryx mantelli isolate bAptMan1 chromosome 1, bAptMan1.hap1, whole genome shotgun sequence genome, one interval contains:
- the FAM124A gene encoding protein FAM124A, which produces MDKKAGGEDDCVDSGAETGGSEYSRMSSTSSELSVEDVQDPFLVSVHIITDPGESKILQQAIDYLLAWIHPDLQLFRVSERRASQKHRKQGKVGVSQPALAIILFLQEEYGEEPILQLHETFQRPPWHYHHTEQVHGKFLPYMPCSQDFYTLAPGTPLWAIRPVHYGKEIIRFTIYCRSENFVDILKLYELILKRPVCQKKADFCVFPIYSNMDIDIQFSLKKLPKGQIPAPTESAVLEFRVKDVGQLVPLLPNSCSPISEGRWQTEDHDGNRILLQGLGYLTARLIHVLNHFANAIIKGLR; this is translated from the exons GTGAACTTTCTGTGGAAGACGTACAGGACCCATTCCTTGTTAGTGTACATATTATCACAGACCCAGGAGAATCTAAGATTCTCCAGCAAGCCATCGATTATCTTCTAGCCTGGATCCATCCAGACCTCCAGCTGTTTCGAGTCTCAGAGAGACGAGCATCACAAAAGCACAGGAAGCAAGGTAAAGTTGGTGTTTCTCAGCCAGCCCTTGCCATCATTCTGTTTCTGCAGGAGGAATATGGAGAAGAACCGATCTTGCAACTCCATGAAACCTTTCAGCGGCCACCTTGGCATTACCACCACACAGAGCAAGTGCATGGGAAGTTCCTGCCTTACATGCCATGCAGCCAGGACTTCTACACTTTGGCTCCAGGGACTCCTCTGTGGGCCATTCGCCCAGTGCattatggaaaagaaattatCCGCTTCACTATATACTGCAGGAGTGAAAACTTTGTTGACATTTTGAAATTGTATGAGTTAATCCTGAAAAGACCAGTATGTCAGAAAAAAGCGGACTTTTGTGTTTTCCCAATTTATTCTAACATGGACATAGACattcaattttctttaaaaaaactccCGAAGGGCCAGATTCCAGCCCCAACTGAGTCAGCAGTGCTGGAGTTCAGAGTAAAAGATGTTGGACAGCTTGTTCCTCTCTTGCCCAACTCTTGCAGCCCAatcagtgaaggcaggtggcaaACTGAAGACCATGATGGAAATAGGATCCTTTTGCAG GGACTGGGATACTTGACAGCAAGATTGATCCATGTTCTTAACCATTTTGCAAATGCAATTATCAAGGGGCTTAGATAA